The sequence ATTCATGACTGGTAAAGCGTAAGAATTTTTGTTCGCGTTCCATCGATTCATTGACGGATGATAAAGAACCCTTAATCAGCTCCGCCATCTCATTAAGCTCTGGATAGGCAAAATCAGGCGGTGATTGTTTTAGTGTTTCTGGGCGAAGTTCATGTGTCCATTTTGTAAGTTTTGAGACCGGCTGCGATAAACGTTTCATCAATAACCAGGTCACCAGCGCGAGGAGCAGGGTAATACCCATACTCAGGCTGATAATAAGCTGGCGACTCTGTCTGGCATTTTGACCAACTAAGGGTGAAGCATCCGCCCTGGTAAAAGCACGACTGACAAAATAAGTCTGACCTTCTACTTTCAATTTGATCAGAAAATACATTAGATAAGGACGTTTTCCAGGTTCAGCCTGTTTACGTTGCTTATGTAACACACCAAACCGTTTGGGTTCTCTAAAGTAGGTTTTTATCTGTTCGGTCTGCGCTTCCCAAGTTTGCGTGACAGTGTAATTATCAACATTGCCTGGATTTGCCTTTCCCTCTTTTATGCCACTAAGATAATCTTCCGCTGCGTTCTCCATATTGGCTGAAATAATGCTATCCATGCCACGGAAAAAGAAATGAATACTGAGCATAGAGTAACCCGTAACAATGGTTATTCCGAGTATCAAAAAAGACAGAGCGATCCAGAGTTTGAGGCTGAGTTTAAGTTTCATTTCTTAGTGCAAACCCATGGCCGGAAATGGTGTGAATTAAATTTTTATCAAATGGCGCATCAACGGCTTTTCTTAGATGAAACATGTGTACTTTGAGACTGTCGCTATCAGGTGGTGAATCGCCCCAGATAGCGGCTTCCAGTTTTTGTTTGCTTACCACATCGGGGTAAGCACGCATTAAGACTTCTAATAACTGCCAACTGGTTGGTGAAAGTTTTAAGTTCAGTCCTCGGCGAGTGACAGTTTTTGTCTGAAGATCCATAATTAAATCATCGCATTGCAAGCGTTGCACCTGACCACTACGACGACGTGCCAGTGCCTGAATACGTACAACCAGTTCATCCAGATCAAACGGTTTGACCAAGTAGTCATCTGTTCCAGTGTTAAAACCGGTAATTTTGTCACTGATTTGGTCACGTGCTGTCAGCATCAGAATAGGGATATCATAACCTTGTCCGCGTAATCGCTCACACACTGTCAGACCATCCATTCTGGGCAGATTTAAGTCCAGTAACAATACATCATAGTGATTGTCCTGACTTAACTGTAGGCCGGCAATCCCATTACTGGCATGATCACATTCGATATTTTCTAAACTGAGATAATCAATGACCGTTTCAGCCAGGTCGAGGTCATCTTCGATTAATAACACATGGAACATGGTTAATTTACCTCAGCACGGTGTGTGATGGATTTTCGTTTAAATAAGGCTAAAACATCATTTTGAATCAGTAATAAGCTTGGAATTAAAATCAAAGTGATGATAGTGGCAAACATAATGCCGTAGCCCAGAGAAACTGCTGCCGGAATTAAAAACTGGGCCTGCCGGGAGGTTTCACTTAATAAAGGCATCAGACCGGCAAATGTGGTGACAGAGGTCAACAATACCGGGCGTAAACGACTTCGGCAGGCGATGCTGATGGCTTGTTTAATATCGTCATATTCATGGCGAATATCATTGAAGCGTGAGACTAGCAGTAGACTGTCGTTGACCACCACACCACTTAAAGCAATGATGCCATTCAACGATAAAATACCTAAGGTCAGATCGTTGACCCAGTGACCCAGTATGGCACCGACAATGCCGAAGGGAATAGCGGTCATAATCAATACCGGCTGAATGTAGGAACGCAACGGAATCGCCAACAGCATATAAATTATCAGGATGGCGATTAATGAGACATGCACCATCGAAGACTCTGTTTCAGCTTGTTCTTCAGCTTCACCGGCGAAGTGAATATCCAGCCCCGGATATTTTCGCATTAAATTAGGCACAATATTCGTCTGTAACTGTGATACCAGTTCAGTAGTGGATAAGATATCTTTGTTCACATCCGCAGAAATATATACCGCCCGTTTTTTATCTATTCGGGTGATTGAATCGCGGGTAAAACCGAAACTGACATTCGCCACACTCGATAATGGCACGACATCGCCATTCGGCGTTCTGACACGTGAGTTGAGTACGTCGGCGGCATTTTGACGTTGTTCTTCCGGATAACGTACCTTGACTTCAATTTCATCACTATTGCGTTGATAGCGTTGAACGACTTGACCACTAAAGCCCTGTAATATTTGTACTGCCAAATCGTTTGTGGTCATCCCCAATGCCCGGCCTTGAGGGTTCAGTGATAAATGTAATTGCGGCTGACCCGGCTCAAGATTATCGTCAATACCACTGATAGCAGGGATAGCCGTCAAGGTATTTTTAATATCGTTACCCGCCAGTTCAAGAATCTGATCATCATTGGCACGTAATTCAATACGAAGATCTTCCACTGATCCATGTCGTGATCTGACACTGACGGTTTTTGCCCCTTCAGGTATGCCGACTAACTGACGCCAGTGATGGCTGAAGGTAGTAATGTCATAAGGTGCACTAGACTTTAGTTCGACCGTGACCGTACCTGCCTGATCACTCGATGACAAAATTTGCAGATTAGCAATATCATCGTTACCACCTAACTCTTTGTCTGTCTGATAAGCCAGTTTTTCCATCAAAGCCAGGTCATTATGTGTCAAGCCATAGCTCACATCGTTTTGCATCGTGAGCTGAGCACGGACGGTATCGCCTGGAATAGAAGGGAAAAAGCTCAGTCTAACCATGCCGGTCATCGGCATAGTCATCACAAAAATAAATAAAGCAATAAACAAAACGGTGACCGCATAGCGTTGGTTTAATGCGAAATTAATTGTTGGGCGGTAACAGGATTGATTAAACCATTGCAGACCACTATCCATCATGTGCTGAATGGTATGCCAGACTTTTAACAATCCACGCTCGCTGATTTGACGCCGGGTGTTCAGATGGGCGAGATGCGCAGGCAGGATTAATTTTGATTCTATAATGGATAAAATCAGACAGATTGTGACCACGGCGGCAAATTGTGAATACAGCCTGCCCAGGCCACCTTCGAGTTGCGATAAGGCGTAGAATGCAGCGACTGTAGTGAAGACACCGAATAGAGTAGGAATCGCAACGATCATGGTGCCTTTGATAGTATTTTCAATAGTATCGCCTTCTTTCGATCTGACATCGTAAACCGATTCACCCACAACGACGGCATCATCAACCACAATACCTAATGCCAACAGAAAGCCAAAGGTAGTGAATTCATTGAGTGATAGCCCCATAAAGCTGTCGCCCATAAAATAAAGTGTGCCGAAAAAGATGAACGGCAGTCCCATGGCAACCCAGAAAGCGACGGTCAGGTTCAGGAACAAAGCAAGCAGAATGAAAACCATAACGATGCCGGTAAAGGCATTTTTAACCAATAATTCCAGACGCTGTTTAATGGATTCGCTACGGTCATACCAGGCTTCGAGCTGAACGTTGTCAGGCAGCTTTCCATCCTGCTGCCATTCCTCAGCTACTTTTTTTGCAGCATTAACCGTATTGGTGATGTCATCCTGACCGGTGGTGATGACTTGTAATGCAATACTGTCATGGCCTTGAAAGCGAGATAAGACCGAAGTACTGTCATCATAGGTATCATTTATTTTGGCGACTTCACCCAACATTAGTTGGTTACCATTCGCCAGTGTGAGTAGCGGAATAGAGGCAAAGTCCTGCTTCAGATAAGCCTGCTCTGATGCTTTTAGCTGCAAGTAAACCGTTTTATTGCGTAATACTGCCGTCATGGTATTGGATGAACCGGCGTTAATTGCTTCTTCTACATCAGATAAAGACAGGCCGTAGGATTGTAATTTGCCATCATCAATTTCTATGGCCATCATCGGATCCAGCCAACCAGAAATATTGACTGAGCTGATATTGGGATTGGCGATTAGGTCAGTTTTTAAATTGTAAGCAAGTTGTTGCAGGCTATGTCTGTCGGTATCTCCATACAACTGCAACCACAGTGAGTGTTCTTCACGTTGTGCTTTTTCAATAACCGGTTTTTTGGCATCAGCCGGAAAGGTAGATATCGCATCAACTTTGGTTTTGACATCACGTAATAAAGTGTCGAGGTCATATTCACTTTGTTTCTCAACATTGACAGTGACGCCTGTACCGGTCGAAGTACTGGTAATACGTTTTATACCAATCACGTCCTCAAGCTGTTCTTCTATCTTTATCGCCAGTCCTTCTTCTGACTGTTTGGCAGAACCGCTGTCATACGATACGGAGATAGTTAAAGAGCTTGGATCCTGGCTTGGGAAGGCTTCTTTGCGTAATTGACCTGACTCCAGCACACCCAGCACAATGACCAGAATCATGAGTAAGTTAGCGGCCACCGGATTAGCGGCAAACCAGCCTATAATCCCACTTGAGAATGATTTTTTCATCATTAAAGCGCTACCTCAACCGGGTTAACAGCCATGCCTTCAAGATAGCTGTTTAAGGGGCTAACGAGGATCATAACGGGCGTATTATTTAAAGATTCAGGTGGTTGTATATAGATATAACCGCTGCTGGAAAATAATGGCGAGGCACTGAATTTTTGCAGAGTGTTATCCGCAGAAACATACCAGACTTCACCGCGTTGACTTAAGGCGCTGTTAGGCAGTTTCCAGACACCAGCGACATTTCTACCTGTGATATGGGCGCTGACAAAGGTACCAGGGAATAGGGCGGGTTCGAGATCCAGAGGTTCATCTACTGCAATAATGAGACTGCGCTGGCGGGTTTCGACATTCAGATTTTGCTCAGCCCTTAAAACACGTCCCTGCCATATATGATGATCTTCGACACTTTCAACTTCAACGGGCCACTTCCCACTGTTGAGTATTGCCAGGCTGGGTAAGTTATTCCACTCTTGAGCGGACAGCGCCACACTGATTTCAACACGATCAGTACTGTATAAGGTCGCCACTTCAGAGCCTGTTTGTACATAACCGCCAGGGGATACGGCACGGTTGATCACTAACGCATCAAAAGGCGCTTTTATAGCGGATTGAGACAGATCTTTTTCAGCTGCTTTTAAGCTGGCCTCTGCCTGTTTTACCGTTGCTTTTGCTGCAGCTAGTTGGGGTTTTCGTAATACTAAATCGGAATCAGGTTCGCCTTCTAATCCCGATGATTTCCATTCACTTAAAGCCTGTAAACCTTGTCGTTCCTCTTCAAGTAAACTGACTTTAGCTGAACTTAATGCCTGGCGTGCACTTTCAACAGCAGCTTGATATTCACTGTTTTCCAGCCTTGCCATTATGGTATTTTTTTTGAGCCGTTTACCGGTTTCAAACTGATCTGATATGGAATCAATCTGTCCGGCCACCTGCGCAGTTAAAGAGATATCAAAGTGCGGTTTGGCCGCACCGTAGGCTTTGACTTCAGATGCATAGCTACCTGCTACCACTTTAATCACAGACACATCCGGGCTCGGTGCTTGCTCTTTTTTCGTCGGAATAGGGCGATTGGCCTGTGCTGCAGACAGGTGCTTTACCACCACGACAGTGATAATCAAAATGCAGCAAGCAATAAAGAATAAAATGATTTTTGGTAGGTGGCGTTTCATGATGCTGTTCCCAGGCCCAGTGCTAAGCCAAGATTAATGCGGTTGATTAAACGTTGATAAATCAGGTTGTCCAGAGAGGCTTCCAGATTGTAGGTTTGTTGTTGAACAGTTAATAAATCCAGAATATCGACTAGGCCGGTTCGATAACTTGTTTGATATTGTTTCAGACTGTTCTGGGCACTTTTTAATGCAGCGGAAATATGTTGCTGACGAGTCATCAGATTTTGTTCCAGACTCAGGTATCGTTCCACTTCATTAATAGCGGTTAATAGTGTTTCTCGGTAGCTCTGGTAGCTATAAGCTTCATTTAACTCAGCTTCTTTGGCAGCAGCACGTAGTTCTCCGCCTTGATAAATCGGGGCTGTCAGTTGCGCCAGTAATGACCACAAAGGTGAAGTCATTAATGCCTGGTGAGGTGAAGAGGCCGCATCTTTGATTGCAGCGCCGAGATCCAAATTAGGCAGTAGTTGTTTATACGCTACTTTGGTTCGTAACTGATTGGCTTCTATTGCAGTATAAGCGGCTTGTAAATCGGGCCGACGTGCCAGAGTTTGTTGTGGTAAGTCAGCTAGTGCCAGTTTGACTTGAGGGTAGCTTTCCGGAGCAGCGACGTCCTGAGCATTGCTCAGTCCCACTAATTGCTTCAAGTCACGCTGTTGTTGACGGTAATCTTCTTGATAGGAAGCCAGACTTGCCCTGGATTGTGCACTGGCACTGCGAGCATTATCCAGATCTTCTAACGTACCAATGCCATTTCTGTAGCGTTGCAGAATATAGGTTTCATTTTGCTCTAGGGTATTCAAGCGCTGCTGTTCTATATCAATGGCATGTGACGTAGCAGTGAGATTTAACCAGGCTTTCATTACTTCGGCGCTCAAACTATCTCGGGCCGCCTGATAAAGCAGGGCTTGTTCTATAACGTCTTTACTGGCTGCCTGACTATTGTTTTTTAACTTACCCCATAGGTCAGCCTGCCAGCTGATATCAATATTACTAGTAAAGCTATCCGAAGCATTTTCACTGCGGGTGGCACTGGCATCCGCACTGACTTGTGGTTTACGTGCCGCATCGGTTTGTTGTAACTGTGTTTGACGAATTTGTAGCGTTAACCAGGTCTGCTGCAATGTGGGATTGTTAGCGACAGCTGTTTCTACCAGCTGATTGAGCTGCTCTGAATCAATCAGACTATTAAGCGAAACAACAGCAATAGCATCAGCAGATTGTGACCAGGCAGGCAGCGCTTGTTGTTGCTCAATTTGTTGTGTGTAATCAGGACTCGCAGGCATGGAAATACATGCTGATAGCAACAATGTAGTACTCAACAGTGTGATTACTTTGCTTTGTCTGACACAAGCTAACTTCATGAATACCTCTATCAACGTTTACCTGCACAGCATAGATGGCTGTCAGTTAAGACGGGGTTAAAAATTACGGCTGCGTTTGCGGCTGTTGTTGGCCGTATTGCAGTAATGTCCTGAGGATGGGACCTAGGAAGGAACAGATAAACATGATGAGAACCATCGGCCACGGTGTCCCATCGCCGAGTAAACCAACCAGCGAACCGCTGAGCGCACCGGCAGCAAAGCCAATGGAGCCCAACAATGCGGTTGCCGTTGCACTGTTGTGGGGGAAAAACTCCACCGTCCCAGACGTGGCATTTGAGACAATCAATCCCATTGCAGCAATAAATAAAATCAATAAACTCACCACAAACCAGAGTTGAGGCTGTGCGATGACACTGACATAGCTTAATAAAATTAAGCTGGTCAGAATTTGTGCGGCTTGCCCTAAACTTAATAAAAAATGTGGTTTGTAATAGTGCAACAAACGAATATTGAGGCGGTTCGCCAGCATCATACCGATCACATTCAAACCAAATAGAAACGGATAGATGGTTTCGCTGATTTCAAAATATCCCATGTACACGGAAGGTGAGCCTGTAATAAAGGCAAACATTCCTGCGAGGGCAAAGCATTGAGAAAAAATAAAGCCCAGAGCACAGCGATGACTCAATACCATGCCATAGCGCTTGAGCATACTAGTGCGTTCGGTTGTCTTTTTACGGGTTTCTGGCAGTCGAAAAAACAGTGCTATGCCGATAGTTAAACCATAGACAAGTAAGAAAACAAAGATAAGCCGCCAGCCACTGATATGCAGGATCAGCATGCCGATAAGTGGCGCCAATAAAGGTGCAAGCATCATGATGACAGCCATGTTGGAAAGGTGTCTGGCACTGTCTTTGCCATGACTTAAATCTCGAATAACAGCGGCAGCATTGACAACGGCAACGCCTCCGCCAATGGCTTGAATAACTCTAAAGCCCCAAACACTGTGGATATCCTGGCTGAAAATAATGCCAATCGTACCTAGACAGAAAATCGTCAAACCACTGCCCGTTGCTGTGCGTCGGCCAAAATGATCGGAGAATGGTCCACCCAATATCTGACCTAGTGCAAAACCAGCCAAGTAGAGGCTCAAGGATATTTCGGTGTCATGAATACTGGTGATTAAATCGTTAGCCATTTGAGGGATGGCTGGTAAGTAGGCATCAATCGCTAACGGCGTCAGCGCGGTCAACGCTGCCAGTAATAAAATAAGTGCCTTCGTTGGCGTTGTCGTTTGGTTCATAAGGTATCAATGGTTGATGAGTCAATAGAGGCAAGTGTCGACTTGAGTAAGTTCGCTAGTAAGGCTTTATCTTTGTTTTCTATCGAAGAAAGGAGCTTTTCAAGTAATACAAAGTGAGCTGGATAGGCCGTGTTGATAATCTTTTTACCACTGCTGGTTAAAGAGACCAACACTTTTCGACGATCCTGTTGACAATGTTTGCGCTGAATGAACATTTTCTGTTCCAGTCTGTCCAGCCGGCTTGTCATGGCACCAGAGGTGAGCAGCATGCTCTGATAAAGTTCTGATGGGGTCAAATAGCATTTGTTTTCACGTTTTAGCGTGGCGAGTACATCAAACTCACCCGGCTTGAGATCAAAGGTCCGGTGTAGCTCGGCCAGTTGCTGTTCAATAGTCTTTGCTATGCGCAAAATTCGGCCGACGACTTTGATGGCATCTGCATCGGTCTCTAGACCCACGTGTTTCCATTGCTGCATGATGACATCCAAATCATCCATATTTTGTGGCGACATGACTTACCTGATTAACTGAAATTTATTTATCTTAACATAGAGATAGTTAACGTTAAGTTAATTTTATTTCACAGTTTTTAAAAGCAAATATTTAATAGCCGCTAGAGGAAGTTTTTCCTGAAATTGAATGTAATATTGATGCTGACTATAGAAGCAAATTATAATATTCGTGATCGCAATGATCAGAAGGATGACAGGATTTATCATTAACTATCAGATCCTGTTTCATCATGCAGAACATGCCGTTCTGATCTCACTTACCGTATTCGGCTACAACGATGAGATGCCTGTCATAACAAGCGTAATGCTTTGTTTTTCATGAACCGTTGTTAGCTGTTTTTATTATCTTGTCCGGAGAGATGTCCTAGTGAGTCATTACAAGCCCTACAATGGTCCAGCTGCTGGTTGGGGTGCACTTATCAGTGTTACTCGTAACTGGTTGGGTAGCAAAAATGCTATATCCAACATCCGTGCGATGCTGAAAACAAATCAGGATCACGGTCTTGACTGCCCAGGGTGTGCCTGGGGGGAAACGCCTGAAAAAGGCATGATTAAATTTTGTGAAAATGGCGCTAAAGCAGTTAACTGGGAAGCCACTGGCCGTAAGGTCACCCCAGCCTTTTTCGCTAAGTACAGTAATACTGAATTACTCAAAGAGAGTGATTTCTGGTTGGAGTCACAAGGCCGTATTACCCATCCGATGCGTTACAACGCAGACACAGATCATTACGAGACCATTACCTGGCAAGAAGCGTTTGATACAGTAGCAAAACATCTTAACCAACTTGATTCTCCTCATCAGGCAGAATTCTACACCTCTGGTCGCGCCAGTAACGAAGCGGCATTTTTGTATCAGCTTTTTGTTCGTGCCTTTGGTACCAATAATTTTCCTGACTGCTCCAATATGTGCCATGAAGCCAGTGGTATAGGCATGTCTGAAGCAATTGGCGTGGGAAAAGGAACGGTTACCTTTGAAGACTTTGCTGAAGCGGATGCGATTTTTGTCATCGGTCAAAATCCAGGCACCAATCATCCACGCATGTTGGAACCGTTAAGTGAAGCGGTAAAACGTGGCGCGCATGTGGTGTGCTTTAACCCACTAAAAGAACGTGGCCTGGAACGGTTCCAACACCCACAAAGCCCACTTGAAATGCTGACCAATGAGTCAGAGCCTACGAATAGCGCCTATTTCAGACCCGCATTAGGTGGTGATATGGCAGCTATCCGTGGTATGGCCAAATTCTTATTACAATGGGATCGTGAAGCGCAGCAAAAAGGCAAACCTGCCGTATTAGACCATGAGTTTATCCAGCAACATACACACGGTATGGACGATTATTTTGCCGAAATCGATAACACCCCTTGGGAGTTAATCGAATCTCAGTCGGGTTTGAGCCTGGCTGAAATTGAAATGGCTGCCAGAATTTATAGTAAAGCTGAGCGTGTCATTATGTGTTGGGCTATGGGGATCACACAGCATGTGCATTCAGTACCGACAGTACAGGAAATTGTGAATCTGCAATTACTGCGTGGCAATATCGGTCGTCCTGGGGCGGGATTATCGCCTGTACGTGGTCACAGCAATGTGCAGGGTGATCGTACGATGGGGATTGATGAGCAACCACCGGAATGGTTATTGGATGCGATTGAAAAACGCTTTGATTTTAAAGTCCCGCGCGATCATGGACATACAACGGTTCAGGCCATTGATGCGATGGAAAAAGGTCAGGCGAAAGTGTTCTTCGGACTCGGTGGTAACTTTGTTCAGGCTACACCAGATACAGTACGCTCACATCAGGCCATGCGAAATTGTGATCTGACTGTGCAGATTTCAACCAAATTGAACCGTAGTCATCTTGTTACTGGAAAAGAAGCCTTGATCCTGCCTTGTCTGGGGCGTACGGAAAAAGACTTCCAGAAATCAGGTTTGCAGGGTGTGACGGTTGAAGATACCTTCAGCATGGTTCATATCTCCTATGGCCAGTTGAAACCGTTTTCACCTTTATTACGTTCTGAAGCTTCTATTATTGCTGGTATCGCCAAAGCCACATTAGGTAATAAGCCCGTGGATTGGGAATGGCTGGTAGAAGACTATGATCGCATCCGTGACTTAATCGCTGAAGTCATTCCTGGTTTTGAAGGTTTCAGTGAGAAAATACAACATCCGGGTGGCTTCTACTTAGGTAATGCGGCGGCGGAACATCAATGGAACACTTCAACAGGCAAAGCTAACTTTGTTGCCAATCCATTACCTAAAACCTTGTTACAGGATCAGGTCACCATGAAAGGGCAAACGCCAGATCTGATTTTGCAAACCATGCGTTCACACGACCAATACAATACAACGGTTTACAGTATGAATGACCGTTACCGTGGTGTGTATGGCATGCGTGATGTGGTCTTTGCAAATGAAGCGGATATTAAACGTCTTGGCCTCGAGCATGGCCAGAAAGTTGACATGATTACCGTTTGGGAAGATGGCAAAGAAAGAAAAGTGTCTAACTTCACCTTGTTGAGTTATGACATCCCGCAAGGTCAGGCGGCAGCATATTATCCGGAAACGAATCCATTAGTGCCACTGGAAAGTTATGGTGATAAGACTTTTACACCGACTTCTAAATTCATTGCAATTAAAGTGGTGGCCAGTGCAGCTAATGCCAATGAAGCGGTGACAGCATCTGTAGCCTAAGTTAGACCAGGCAAGAAATAAAAAAGGCACTGATGATCAGTGCCTTTTTTTATGTGATATAGCAAGTGTATTTGCTATTAGATTTCCGCTACTGCTTCCATGCATTCAGGCAAGGTTTTACTGGGCACCTGAATGTGAGCCACAGTAGGCAGTTCACTTAAGGTAATCAAACTAGGTCTACACAACATCGGGTTATTGGTGATGTTGTGTAGACCTTTTCATTTCAACAACGCCGCATTAGCGGGTTTGGTTTACAGTATTTGGTGTATTAATACCTAAAGTGTTAAAATCACTGTCACAATAAACTATATGGTTTATACTGTTCGTGATATTCATACTTTGGGTGTTAAAATGTCATCTAAGATAAACTGGCTTGTTGCTCATACTTCTCCTGGTGCGCTAGTACTTCAGCAATGGCTGACTGAAAACGGTGTGAGCTACTCGTTGGCTCAAAAGTACGCGCAGAACGGTTGGCTAAAGAAGCTATGTTCTGGCGTGTATTATCGTCCAGATGCGCAGGGCGATATAAAGCCAACTTGGGTTGATGCCATTCAAGCATTAGATGTGCAATTGGGCGTTTCAGTTCATTTGGCTGGATTGAGCAGCTTAACTCACCAGGGACTGAGTCACTATTTACAGCTGAACAAAGAGCAAG is a genomic window of Methylophaga thalassica containing:
- a CDS encoding sensor histidine kinase, with product MKLKLSLKLWIALSFLILGITIVTGYSMLSIHFFFRGMDSIISANMENAAEDYLSGIKEGKANPGNVDNYTVTQTWEAQTEQIKTYFREPKRFGVLHKQRKQAEPGKRPYLMYFLIKLKVEGQTYFVSRAFTRADASPLVGQNARQSRQLIISLSMGITLLLALVTWLLMKRLSQPVSKLTKWTHELRPETLKQSPPDFAYPELNEMAELIKGSLSSVNESMEREQKFLRFTSHELRTPISVIRNNVELMHKIQQKQSSALPDKQQEIFERIERASLTMQNLCETLLWLNRDETDSLVKQHFRLDELIDNLVDELRYLLKSKPVTIQVETQACELHESSVAARIIIGNLIRNAFQHTWNGHVSIQQHGAQISIRNHSTQADKGNSSEDQGFGLGLQLTEQLCRKLQWQYQNQVNSDGHTATLSIIPAHSAEQE
- a CDS encoding multidrug effflux MFS transporter, giving the protein MNQTTTPTKALILLLAALTALTPLAIDAYLPAIPQMANDLITSIHDTEISLSLYLAGFALGQILGGPFSDHFGRRTATGSGLTIFCLGTIGIIFSQDIHSVWGFRVIQAIGGGVAVVNAAAVIRDLSHGKDSARHLSNMAVIMMLAPLLAPLIGMLILHISGWRLIFVFLLVYGLTIGIALFFRLPETRKKTTERTSMLKRYGMVLSHRCALGFIFSQCFALAGMFAFITGSPSVYMGYFEISETIYPFLFGLNVIGMMLANRLNIRLLHYYKPHFLLSLGQAAQILTSLILLSYVSVIAQPQLWFVVSLLILFIAAMGLIVSNATSGTVEFFPHNSATATALLGSIGFAAGALSGSLVGLLGDGTPWPMVLIMFICSFLGPILRTLLQYGQQQPQTQP
- a CDS encoding response regulator transcription factor; protein product: MFHVLLIEDDLDLAETVIDYLSLENIECDHASNGIAGLQLSQDNHYDVLLLDLNLPRMDGLTVCERLRGQGYDIPILMLTARDQISDKITGFNTGTDDYLVKPFDLDELVVRIQALARRRSGQVQRLQCDDLIMDLQTKTVTRRGLNLKLSPTSWQLLEVLMRAYPDVVSKQKLEAAIWGDSPPDSDSLKVHMFHLRKAVDAPFDKNLIHTISGHGFALRNET
- a CDS encoding efflux RND transporter permease subunit translates to MMKKSFSSGIIGWFAANPVAANLLMILVIVLGVLESGQLRKEAFPSQDPSSLTISVSYDSGSAKQSEEGLAIKIEEQLEDVIGIKRITSTSTGTGVTVNVEKQSEYDLDTLLRDVKTKVDAISTFPADAKKPVIEKAQREEHSLWLQLYGDTDRHSLQQLAYNLKTDLIANPNISSVNISGWLDPMMAIEIDDGKLQSYGLSLSDVEEAINAGSSNTMTAVLRNKTVYLQLKASEQAYLKQDFASIPLLTLANGNQLMLGEVAKINDTYDDSTSVLSRFQGHDSIALQVITTGQDDITNTVNAAKKVAEEWQQDGKLPDNVQLEAWYDRSESIKQRLELLVKNAFTGIVMVFILLALFLNLTVAFWVAMGLPFIFFGTLYFMGDSFMGLSLNEFTTFGFLLALGIVVDDAVVVGESVYDVRSKEGDTIENTIKGTMIVAIPTLFGVFTTVAAFYALSQLEGGLGRLYSQFAAVVTICLILSIIESKLILPAHLAHLNTRRQISERGLLKVWHTIQHMMDSGLQWFNQSCYRPTINFALNQRYAVTVLFIALFIFVMTMPMTGMVRLSFFPSIPGDTVRAQLTMQNDVSYGLTHNDLALMEKLAYQTDKELGGNDDIANLQILSSSDQAGTVTVELKSSAPYDITTFSHHWRQLVGIPEGAKTVSVRSRHGSVEDLRIELRANDDQILELAGNDIKNTLTAIPAISGIDDNLEPGQPQLHLSLNPQGRALGMTTNDLAVQILQGFSGQVVQRYQRNSDEIEVKVRYPEEQRQNAADVLNSRVRTPNGDVVPLSSVANVSFGFTRDSITRIDKKRAVYISADVNKDILSTTELVSQLQTNIVPNLMRKYPGLDIHFAGEAEEQAETESSMVHVSLIAILIIYMLLAIPLRSYIQPVLIMTAIPFGIVGAILGHWVNDLTLGILSLNGIIALSGVVVNDSLLLVSRFNDIRHEYDDIKQAISIACRSRLRPVLLTSVTTFAGLMPLLSETSRQAQFLIPAAVSLGYGIMFATIITLILIPSLLLIQNDVLALFKRKSITHRAEVN
- a CDS encoding efflux RND transporter periplasmic adaptor subunit, which translates into the protein MKRHLPKIILFFIACCILIITVVVVKHLSAAQANRPIPTKKEQAPSPDVSVIKVVAGSYASEVKAYGAAKPHFDISLTAQVAGQIDSISDQFETGKRLKKNTIMARLENSEYQAAVESARQALSSAKVSLLEEERQGLQALSEWKSSGLEGEPDSDLVLRKPQLAAAKATVKQAEASLKAAEKDLSQSAIKAPFDALVINRAVSPGGYVQTGSEVATLYSTDRVEISVALSAQEWNNLPSLAILNSGKWPVEVESVEDHHIWQGRVLRAEQNLNVETRQRSLIIAVDEPLDLEPALFPGTFVSAHITGRNVAGVWKLPNSALSQRGEVWYVSADNTLQKFSASPLFSSSGYIYIQPPESLNNTPVMILVSPLNSYLEGMAVNPVEVAL
- a CDS encoding MarR family winged helix-turn-helix transcriptional regulator produces the protein MSPQNMDDLDVIMQQWKHVGLETDADAIKVVGRILRIAKTIEQQLAELHRTFDLKPGEFDVLATLKRENKCYLTPSELYQSMLLTSGAMTSRLDRLEQKMFIQRKHCQQDRRKVLVSLTSSGKKIINTAYPAHFVLLEKLLSSIENKDKALLANLLKSTLASIDSSTIDTL
- a CDS encoding TolC family protein, whose amino-acid sequence is MKLACVRQSKVITLLSTTLLLSACISMPASPDYTQQIEQQQALPAWSQSADAIAVVSLNSLIDSEQLNQLVETAVANNPTLQQTWLTLQIRQTQLQQTDAARKPQVSADASATRSENASDSFTSNIDISWQADLWGKLKNNSQAASKDVIEQALLYQAARDSLSAEVMKAWLNLTATSHAIDIEQQRLNTLEQNETYILQRYRNGIGTLEDLDNARSASAQSRASLASYQEDYRQQQRDLKQLVGLSNAQDVAAPESYPQVKLALADLPQQTLARRPDLQAAYTAIEANQLRTKVAYKQLLPNLDLGAAIKDAASSPHQALMTSPLWSLLAQLTAPIYQGGELRAAAKEAELNEAYSYQSYRETLLTAINEVERYLSLEQNLMTRQQHISAALKSAQNSLKQYQTSYRTGLVDILDLLTVQQQTYNLEASLDNLIYQRLINRINLGLALGLGTAS